A genome region from Anopheles stephensi strain Indian chromosome 2, UCI_ANSTEP_V1.0, whole genome shotgun sequence includes the following:
- the LOC118507470 gene encoding WD repeat-containing protein 36, whose translation MNSSHLFQPNRALGYVSNHIPANVRYIDQRRENVVITCVGRSFHVYGCNSFRLIRTGRIHPADITAIAADGFLTYVASGNQIYGWRSSVELRKTYRGHEQPVHLLLPFAKHLISIDASSLLKIWIVATQELYLEIPFANDKFEISAIVHPASYKNKILLGSAQGGLQLWNLKSCKLVHNFASFDSKVLQLEQAPAIDVIAVGLHSGKIVLLNIQYEEVVVEVQQDWGPVTAISFRTDGTSIMATGSSNGQVVFWDLEERTIVSTLMAHDDSVTGLHFLPNEPLLVTSSPDNSLKMWIFDLTDGGARLLRFREGHSAPPTCIRYHGASGRNIVSSGEDSSLRIFSTVAETLNCSLGKASYNRKASKKQKKKSEDPFRMPPIGYFTTEVTRDKEWDSIAALHQGLVQVTTWSYDKRRMGDLHLVPDAFQNKQHRKDFTVMATCLCLSHCGNFVTIGYSSGHVERFNIQSGIHRASYGSPSAHKDYVRGLSSDNLNQLIVTGAADGLLKFWSFKQPQSTVVKAPIDTLDLHEPITLMRTHRESAIICAALDDFTVVLVDLDTRVIVRRFEGHRGTLVDACFSPDSRWLITTAQDCTVKVWDIPSSYLIDHFRVSHMCTSLTMSPTGDFLATAHVDYRGINLWANKSLFTNVQLRGLKPESEAPLLDLPTAKCDEQPDGTGFPLDSAKRMELDELEDAFDEINLEYNSPPQLSSELITMSSVATSRWQNLLNLDIIKKRNRPRQALKKPKSVPFFLPTVAGLDFEFDLNAATGDKTTDNKPIDEGSRIIDLKQVDHLTPFGKLLNEAIVTEQFDKPIDYLKKLGPSMIEYEVRNLTPFNSGSGSLPVMGMFLRMIIHMFEQRKEFELAQSYLSLFLKLHGRTIVENKQLSELLPDVEEAQKTGWSVLEDKLLYGLGVVSNLRNFSS comes from the exons ATGAACAGCAGCCACCTATTTCAACCGAATCGAGCCCTGGGCTACGTTAGCAATCATATTCCGGCCAACGTTCGCTACATTGATCAGAGGCGCGAGAATGTCGTGATCACCTGCGTTGGACGTTCGTTTCACGTGTACGGGTGCAACAGTTTCCGGCTCATTCGCACCGGTCGAATCCATCCTGCGGATATCACCGCGATTGCAGCCGACGGATTCTTGACCTATGTTGCCTCCGGTAACCAGATTTATGGCTGGCGATCGAGCGTGGAACTGCGCAAAACCTACCGAGGACACGAGCAACCCGTACACCTGCTGTTACCGTTTGCCAAGCATCTCATTTCGATTGATGCGAGCAGCCTGCTGAAGATATGGATCGTGGCAACGCAGGAACTGTACCTGGAGATTCCATTCGCAAACGACAAGTTTGAAATATCGGCCATCGTGCATCCGGCATCGTACAAGAACAAAATTCTGCTTGGCAGCGCGCAGGGCGGACTGCAGCTGTGGAATTTGAAGTCATGCAAGTTGGTGCACAATTTTGCCAGCTTCGATAGCAAAGTGTTGCAACTAGAGCAGGCGCCCGCTATCGACGTTATTGCCGTCGGACTGCACAGCGGAAAGATTGTGCTGCTAAACATCCAGTACGAAGAGGTGGTAGTTGAGGTCCAGCAGGATTGGGGTCCGGTGACGGCCATCAGCTTTCGGACGGATGGTACTTCCATAATGGCCACCGGCAGTTCGAACGGGCAGGTGGTGTTTTGGGATCTGGAAGAAAGGACGATCGTGTCGACGCTTATGGCACACGACGATTCCGTTACGGGGCTTCACTTTTTGCCCAACGAACCACTGCTGGTTACCAGCTCGCCGGACAATTCGCTGAAGATGTGGATTTTCGATTTGACCGATGGTGGGGCACGTTTGTTGCGGTTCCGCGAGGGACATTCAGCACCGCCGACGTGCATCCGCTATCATGGTGCATCCGGCCGTAATATAGTGTCGTCCGGGGAGGATTCTTCTCTGCGTATCTTCAGCACTGTGGCCGAAACGCTGAACTGTAGCCTGGGAAAGGCTAGCTACAACCGGAAGGCTTCCAAGAAACAAAAGA aaaAATCGGAAGATCCGTTCCGTATGCCACCCATCGGGTACTTCACGACGGAGGTAACGCGTGACAAAGAGTGGGACAGTATCGCTGCGCTGCATCAGGGATTGGTGCAGGTGACTACATGGTCGTACGATAAGCGGCGCATGGGTGATCTTCATCTCGTTCCGGACGCgtttcaaaacaaacagcaccgCAAGGATTTcaccgtaatggccacctgtCTGTGCTTGAGCCACTGTGGCAATTTCGTCACCATCGGCTATTCTAGCGGGCATGTCGAGCGTTTCAACATACAGAGCGGCATCCATCGTGCTAGCTACGGTTCGCCGTCCGCCCACAAGGACTACGTCCGTGGCCTATCGAGTGACAACCTGAACCAGCTGATAGTGACTGGTGCAGCGGATGGGTTGCTCAAGTTTTGGAGCTTTAAGCAGCCACAATCGACCGTTGTTAAAGCGCCGATCGATACGCTCGATTTGCACGAACCAATAACGCTGATGCGCACGCACCGTGAAAGCGCCATCATTTGTGCCGCGCTGGATGATTTCACCGTAGTGCTGGTGGACTTGGATACGCGTGTCATTGTGCGTCGCTTCGAGGGACACCGAGGAACGCTGGTGGACGCTTGTTTCTCACCCGACAGCCGATGGCTCATTACGACCGCGCAGGATTGTACCGTGAAGGTATGGGACATACCGTCGTCCTATCTGATCGAtcacttccgcgtgtcgcaCATGTGCACCTCCCTCACAATGTCCCCGACCGGGGATTTTCTGGCAACGGCACACGTTGACTATCGGGGCATAAATCTGTGGGCGAACAAGAGCCTCTTCACGAACGTTCAGCTGCGTGGACTGAAGCCAGAATCGGAGGCGCCTCTACTTGATTTACCCACTGCGAAGTGTGATGAGCAGCCGGATGGTACCGGATTCCCACTCGATAGCGCAAAGCGGATGGAACTGGATGAGCTGGAGGATGCGTTCGACGAAATCAACCTCGAGTACAACTCACCGCCCCAATTGTCGAGTGAGCTGATCACGATGTCCTCGGTGGCTACTTCTCGTTGGCAAAATTTGCTAAACTTAGACATTATCAAAAAACGGAATCGACCCCGGCAAGCTCTGAAAAAGCCAAAATCGGTCCCATTCTTCCTACCGACCGTGGCTGGGCTTGACTTTGAGTTCGATTTAAATGCTGCGACGGGTGACAAAACGACGGACAACAAACCGATCGACGAAGGATCGCGCATTATCGATCTGAAGCAGGTAGATCATTTAACTCCTTTCGGAAAGCTGTTGAATGAGGCGATCGTAACGGAACAGTTCGATAAGCCGATTGACTATCTGAAGAAGCTCGGTCCGTCGATGATTGAGTACGAAGTTCGAAATTTAACGCCGTTTAACAGTGGCAGTGGAAGCCTGCCGGTGATGGGAATGTTTCTGCGCATGATTATCCATATGTTCGAACAGCGAAAGGAGTTTGAGCTGGCGCAAAGCTACCTGAGCCTGTTCCTGAAGCTTCACGGCCGGACGATCGTGGAGAACAAGCAGCTAAGTGAGCTTTTACCGGATGTCGAGGAAGCTCAGAAAACGGGCTGGTCGGTGCTGGAGGATAAATTGCTGTACGGATTGGGTGTTGTTAGCAATTTGCGAAACTTCAGCAGTTAG
- the LOC118507476 gene encoding protein Peter pan, which translates to MKKKNRTPQYKKSRPKVEAPVDEEPAALKNAPHTFVIRRGERCSSVSRLSRDFRRMMEPFTASNLRERRINKVKDFVHLSGFFHVSHMCLFSLSSQTLSLKVIRMPKGPTLTFKVHQYTLAKDVISSTRKQYVDEECFQAAPLVILNSFSGEGKHLKLMASTFQNMFPPINLSKIKLSSLKRCVLLSYNPVSKLIDLRHYSITVVPVNLNRGVKKLVTRNIPNLGRFEDIADFVEKGHLLSESEVDDEDAHVVLAQNLKCGNLAENKSSLRLHEIGPRITMRLMKIEDELMTGEVLYHDYIEKDVLEVEAIRKKRAQQRRLKEQRKLKQEENLKKKDKDKEDHRAKTSAKQAKAGEITEQDKLLLKDAEEAVGELSDEDDREYYRKEIGDNPDEELFESAGGANRKRPFIPRGANYSLKPKKPRLDKRKQYEDDDRDARQDRKRRNNDGGKDTKGKGKFGRKGMKQDDFRGKSKYNGGGGKKQKGGTKKGGGKKSSKRK; encoded by the exons atgaaaaagaaaaaccgcaCGCCACAGTATAAAAAGAGCCGGCCGAAGGTAGAAGCACCGGTTGACGAGGAACCGGCCGCACTTAAGAATGCTCCCCACACGTTCGTCATCCGGCGCGGCGAGCGTTGTTCATCCGTTTCGCGATTGTCTCGCGATTTCCGTCGCATGATGGAACCGTTCACGGCATCGAATCTACGCGAGCGACGCATCAACAAGGTGAAAGATTTTGTGCATCTTTCCGGATTCTTTCACGTGTCGCACATGTGCTTGTTTTCGCTGTCCTCACAAACGCTGTCGCTTAAGGTAATACGCATGCCGAAGGGCCCGACACTCACATTCAAGGTGCACCAGTACACGCTGGCAAAGGATGTGATTAGCAGTACGCGCAAGCAGTACGTGGACGAGGAATGCTTTCAAGCGGCCCCGCTGGTCATACTGAACAGCTTCAGCGGAGAGGGAAAACATTTGAAGCTGATGGCCAGCACGTTTCAGAACATGTTTCCGCCAATCAATCTTTCCAAGATTAAGCTTTCGTCGCTGAAACGGTGCGTGCTGCTGTCGTACAATCCGGTGAGCAAATTGATCGATCTACGGCACTACTCGATCACGGTAGTGCCAGTCAATTTGAATCGAGGTGTGAAGAAGCTCGTTACGCGCAACATACCCAACCTGGGACGATTCGAGGATATTGCGGATTTCGTGGAAAA AGGACACCTTCTTTCCGAGTCGGAAGTCGACGATGAAGATGCACACGTTGTGCTGGCACAAAACCTCAAGTGTGGCAATTTGGCCGAAAATAAATCGTCGCTCCGTCTGCACGAGATTGGACCGCGCATCACGATGCGGCTGATGAAGATAGAGGATGAGCTGATGACGGGCGAAGTACTCTACCACGATTACATCGAAAAGGATGTGCTCGAGGTGGAAGCGATCCGGAAGAAGCGAGCCCAGCAGCGCCGGCTCAAGGAGCAGCGCAAGCTGAAGCAGGAGGAGAATTTGAAAAAGAAGGACAAGGACAAGGAAGATCACCGTGCCAAGACTTCGGCGAAGCAAGCGAAGGCTGGTGAGATTACGGAGCAGGACAAATTGTTGCTGAAGGATGCCGAGGAAGCCGTGGGCGAATTGTCCGATGAGGATGATCGTGAGTACTACCGTAAGGAAATCGGTGACAATCCGGACGAGGAGCTGTTCGAATCGGCCGGTGGCGCAAATCGGAAGCGACCGTTCATTCCGAGAGGTGCGAACTATTCGCTGAAGCCGAAAAAGCCGCGTCTGGACAAACGCAAGCAGTACGAGGACGATGATCGGGATGCGAGACAGGACCGCAAGCGTAGAAACAACGACGGAGGAAAGGACACGAAAGGCAAAGGCAAATTCGGTAGAAAAGGGATGAAGCAGGACGATTTTAGGGGAAAATCGAAGTataacggtggtggtggcaagaAACAGAAGGGCGGCACGAAGAAGGGCGGTGgcaaaaaatcttccaaacgaaagtaa